A single window of Bacillota bacterium DNA harbors:
- the trpE gene encoding anthranilate synthase component I, whose protein sequence is MFYPNLEDVRKLSEKFNIIPVCAEYYADTETPISVFKKIESEHYCFLLESVEGSKEMARYSFLGRNPFLTFQSKGDNIKITNADGEVTEYTGDPFSKLREFCEKYRSPSLPELPVFSGGAVGYFGYDTVRRFEKLLNPPHDDLNLPEIHFMFMDEIIAFDHLKQKIIIIVNLHKTGNLQTQYSRAQRRISEIKSELDGFVKKQPAAVQYRDFPVIKSSMTRGEYCDIVKRAKEYIKNGDIFQVVLAQRFSAKISVDPLNVYRAMRVINPSPYMYYLKFDSYQIAGSSPELLVSVKNGVVKTSPIAGSKKRGTTQEIDDALAAELKEDPKENAEHVMLVDLGRNDIGKVSEFGSVRVTNFKYILRFSHIMHMVSDVEGRLCPGKTAFDALSAALPAGTLSGAPKVRAMEIIDEFETVRRGCYGGAISYIGFNGNFDSCITIRTAVFKDKHAYIGAGAGIVYDSVPETEYEETLNKAAAIFKAIEEAGEITD, encoded by the coding sequence ATGTTCTATCCAAACTTAGAGGATGTCCGCAAACTTTCGGAAAAATTCAATATCATTCCTGTCTGCGCAGAGTATTACGCCGACACAGAAACGCCGATAAGTGTATTTAAAAAAATCGAATCCGAGCACTACTGTTTCCTGCTTGAAAGTGTCGAGGGCTCAAAGGAAATGGCAAGATACTCATTTCTAGGCCGCAATCCTTTTCTCACTTTCCAGAGCAAAGGCGATAACATTAAAATCACAAACGCAGACGGTGAGGTCACCGAGTATACCGGCGATCCTTTTTCAAAGCTTCGGGAATTTTGCGAAAAATACCGTTCCCCCTCCTTACCTGAACTTCCGGTTTTCAGCGGGGGCGCAGTCGGCTACTTTGGTTATGACACCGTGCGCCGGTTTGAAAAACTTTTGAATCCTCCCCATGACGATCTTAATCTGCCCGAGATACACTTTATGTTTATGGATGAGATAATAGCTTTCGACCATTTAAAGCAGAAAATCATCATAATCGTGAACCTTCACAAAACAGGCAACCTTCAAACGCAGTACAGCAGGGCACAACGCCGCATTTCAGAGATCAAAAGCGAGCTGGACGGCTTTGTTAAAAAGCAGCCCGCCGCAGTTCAATACCGTGATTTCCCCGTTATCAAAAGCAGTATGACACGCGGCGAATACTGCGATATCGTGAAACGCGCCAAGGAGTATATAAAAAACGGCGATATCTTTCAAGTCGTGCTGGCACAGCGTTTTTCGGCGAAAATATCGGTCGATCCGCTCAATGTCTACAGGGCAATGAGAGTGATCAACCCATCCCCCTACATGTACTATCTTAAATTTGACAGTTATCAGATTGCCGGCTCTTCGCCCGAACTTCTCGTAAGCGTAAAGAATGGCGTTGTCAAAACAAGCCCCATTGCGGGATCGAAAAAGCGCGGCACCACACAGGAAATAGACGATGCTTTGGCGGCTGAGCTTAAAGAAGATCCAAAAGAAAATGCGGAACACGTGATGCTGGTTGACCTCGGGAGAAACGATATCGGAAAGGTTTCAGAGTTTGGTTCAGTCAGGGTTACAAACTTCAAATATATTCTGCGCTTCTCGCACATCATGCATATGGTAAGCGACGTCGAAGGTAGACTTTGCCCCGGTAAAACAGCATTTGACGCGCTCAGTGCCGCGCTTCCTGCCGGTACTCTGTCGGGCGCCCCGAAAGTTCGAGCAATGGAAATAATAGACGAGTTTGAAACTGTAAGACGCGGCTGCTATGGAGGCGCTATCTCGTATATCGGCTTTAACGGCAACTTTGACAGCTGCATCACGATACGAACCGCTGTATTCAAAGACAAACACGCTTATATAGGCGCAGGCGCGGGTATCGTCTATGATTCGGTTCCCGAAACCGAATACGAAGAGACATTAAACAAAGCTGCCGCGATTTTTAAGGCAATCGAAGAGGCCGGAGAAATCACCGACTAG
- the trpC gene encoding indole-3-glycerol phosphate synthase TrpC produces the protein MILDTIAAKKAERLKNKPYSLDEIKAKCFPLSRTPLDFSSALKQDGRISLIGEVKKASPSKGLIRPDFDHLEIAHEYMNSDVQALSVLTEEDFFLGSPTFLSEIRKISFKPLLRKDFIIEPYQIYEAYLLGADAVLLITALLSDADLKEFYDIAVSLGLTPLIEVHDEMELEKALRVNPPLIGINNRNLKTFSVDLNTTARLKKLIPSSVTVVAESGILTSANLIYVKSTGADAALVGEAFMRYASVTEGVFAIRGGDHD, from the coding sequence ATGATTTTAGATACAATCGCCGCAAAAAAGGCCGAGCGTTTAAAAAACAAGCCCTATTCGCTCGACGAAATAAAGGCAAAATGCTTCCCTCTTTCACGTACACCGCTTGACTTCTCAAGCGCTTTAAAGCAGGACGGCAGGATCTCTCTCATAGGTGAGGTAAAAAAAGCCTCTCCCTCAAAAGGGCTTATCCGCCCAGATTTTGACCATCTTGAAATAGCGCACGAATATATGAACAGCGACGTTCAGGCTCTGTCAGTGCTCACCGAAGAGGATTTTTTTCTCGGCAGTCCGACATTCTTATCGGAAATACGCAAAATTTCATTTAAGCCCCTCCTCCGCAAGGACTTTATAATCGAGCCGTATCAGATATACGAAGCATATCTGCTCGGTGCGGACGCTGTTCTTCTGATAACGGCTCTGCTCAGTGATGCGGACTTGAAAGAATTCTACGACATAGCCGTATCTCTCGGACTTACTCCCCTTATCGAGGTACACGATGAAATGGAGCTTGAAAAAGCTCTTCGTGTAAATCCCCCACTCATCGGGATAAACAACAGGAATCTGAAAACATTCAGCGTCGATCTCAACACGACAGCAAGGCTGAAAAAACTTATCCCTTCTTCAGTAACGGTTGTCGCTGAGAGCGGTATATTAACTTCAGCTAACCTGATTTATGTTAAATCGACCGGAGCCGACGCTGCGCTTGTTGGAGAGGCATTTATGAGATATGCAAGCGTTACGGAGGGCGTCTTTGCAATAAGAGGCGGCGATCATGACTAA
- the trpB gene encoding tryptophan synthase subunit beta has protein sequence MGSKGRFGEYGGVFAPETLMHALNDLEREFNAAMKDEDFLKELDFYYREYAGRPSLLYYAERMTKDLGGAQIYLKREDLNHTGAHKINNVLGQALLAKRMGKKKIIAETGAGQHGVAAATAAALFDMECEVFMGEEDTRRQELNVFRMNLLGAKVTPVTSGTATLKDATNEAIRTWAARADDTFYVLGSAIGPHPYPTIVREFQRIISKEIKAQLYSKTHRLPDYVVACVGGGSNAIGAFCDFIDEPSVHLIGAEAAGLGVDTDKHAASITKGTVAVLHGTKSLYLQDEYGAIMPVYSISAGLDYPGVGPQHAYLAKTGRAQYYPITDAEAVNAFRYLTRIEGIIPAIESAHAVAQAMKMAPKLSKDDIMVICLSGRGDKDVHSVAKYMGVNINE, from the coding sequence ATGGGCAGTAAAGGGAGATTTGGCGAATACGGCGGCGTATTTGCGCCGGAAACACTGATGCACGCATTGAACGATCTGGAACGTGAATTCAATGCGGCGATGAAGGATGAAGACTTTTTAAAGGAACTTGATTTTTATTATAGGGAGTACGCGGGCAGACCGTCGCTTCTCTACTACGCCGAGCGTATGACAAAGGATCTCGGCGGCGCTCAAATATATTTAAAGCGTGAGGATTTAAATCATACAGGTGCGCACAAGATAAACAACGTTTTAGGCCAGGCTCTGCTTGCAAAGCGGATGGGCAAAAAAAAGATCATAGCCGAAACAGGGGCAGGACAGCATGGAGTTGCCGCCGCGACCGCCGCCGCACTTTTCGATATGGAATGTGAAGTCTTTATGGGCGAAGAGGACACACGCCGTCAAGAGCTTAACGTTTTCCGCATGAACCTGCTCGGTGCAAAAGTCACGCCCGTCACAAGCGGCACCGCAACCCTCAAAGACGCCACTAACGAGGCTATCCGCACATGGGCGGCAAGGGCTGACGACACCTTTTACGTGCTCGGCTCCGCAATAGGGCCGCACCCCTACCCTACCATTGTAAGAGAATTTCAGCGTATCATAAGCAAAGAGATAAAAGCGCAGCTTTACAGCAAAACCCACCGTCTGCCGGACTATGTCGTTGCATGTGTCGGCGGGGGCAGCAACGCAATAGGCGCTTTCTGCGATTTCATCGACGAGCCTTCCGTCCATCTTATCGGTGCAGAAGCCGCAGGGCTCGGCGTAGATACCGATAAACATGCCGCAAGCATCACAAAGGGGACGGTTGCAGTCCTGCACGGTACTAAGTCTCTCTACCTTCAAGACGAATACGGTGCAATAATGCCTGTCTATTCCATCTCCGCGGGGCTCGATTATCCAGGTGTCGGTCCCCAGCACGCATACCTTGCCAAAACCGGCAGAGCTCAGTATTACCCGATAACAGACGCCGAAGCGGTTAACGCGTTCCGATACCTTACCAGAATAGAGGGCATCATTCCGGCTATAGAAAGCGCTCATGCGGTTGCCCAGGCAATGAAAATGGCACCGAAGCTTTCAAAGGACGACATAATGGTCATATGCCTGTCCGGGCGCGGAGATAAAGATGTGCACTCAGTCGCAAAATACATGGGGGTAAATATCAATGAATAG
- a CDS encoding aminodeoxychorismate/anthranilate synthase component II encodes MITIIDNYDSFTYNLYQYIGSINPDIKVYRNDKLSPGEVLSENPSHIVLSPGPGYPAGAGICIDLIKANSKIPMLGVCLGHQAIGEAFGGLIVKAPQIMHGKADDITINNKTEIFKGLPDTIRAGRYHSLVIDPVTLPDCLAVTANSPDGCIMGIRHKEYPIFGIQFHPESVLTDNGIKIIKNFLEVR; translated from the coding sequence ATGATAACTATAATCGATAATTACGATTCATTCACCTATAACCTTTATCAGTATATAGGAAGCATAAATCCTGACATAAAAGTATACCGCAATGACAAGCTCAGCCCCGGAGAGGTGCTTTCCGAAAACCCGTCGCATATCGTGCTTTCCCCCGGCCCCGGCTATCCGGCAGGCGCAGGCATCTGTATAGACCTTATCAAAGCAAACTCGAAGATTCCGATGCTCGGCGTATGCCTTGGTCATCAGGCTATCGGTGAAGCCTTCGGTGGGCTTATAGTCAAAGCGCCCCAGATAATGCACGGCAAGGCTGACGATATAACAATCAATAATAAAACTGAAATTTTTAAGGGTCTGCCCGATACGATACGTGCCGGCCGCTATCATTCCCTTGTTATCGATCCTGTGACACTGCCCGATTGTCTTGCAGTCACGGCAAATAGCCCGGACGGCTGCATAATGGGAATAAGGCATAAAGAATATCCTATTTTCGGCATCCAGTTCCACCCCGAATCTGTTTTGACTGATAATGGTATCAAAATTATAAAAAACTTTCTGGAGGTTAGATAA
- a CDS encoding phosphoribosylanthranilate isomerase has product MTKVKICGLSRMADIEAVNRHIPDFAGFVFAKSRRQVDADTASKLISALNHNIRSVGVFVNSPVEDILKTARLAGLDIIQLHGDEDAGYISNLRKHWDKEIWKAIRVSDSISEKTLFKLPADRFLLDAFSPGVYGGTGQTFDWNAINISYTDRVIIAGGINHSNAANAVKRFSPYCIDISSGAETDGFKDEEKIKQCINNIREVQS; this is encoded by the coding sequence ATGACTAAAGTTAAGATCTGCGGGCTTTCCCGCATGGCGGATATTGAAGCGGTAAACAGACATATACCTGACTTTGCAGGGTTTGTATTTGCAAAAAGCCGCCGTCAGGTCGACGCCGACACCGCTTCAAAGCTTATATCTGCATTAAATCACAATATTCGATCCGTCGGCGTCTTTGTGAACAGTCCCGTAGAAGATATATTAAAAACCGCAAGGCTTGCGGGACTTGATATAATTCAACTTCATGGCGACGAAGATGCCGGATATATTTCAAACTTAAGAAAACATTGGGACAAGGAAATATGGAAAGCCATCCGAGTATCAGACAGCATATCTGAGAAAACGCTTTTTAAATTACCTGCCGACAGATTCTTGCTCGATGCGTTTTCCCCCGGCGTTTACGGCGGTACAGGTCAAACGTTCGACTGGAACGCTATCAATATTTCATATACCGACCGGGTAATAATAGCTGGCGGCATAAATCATTCAAACGCCGCCAATGCCGTTAAGCGTTTCTCACCTTATTGTATCGATATAAGCAGCGGCGCGGAAACAGACGGTTTTAAGGATGAAGAAAAAATAAAACAATGTATTAATAATATCAGAGAGGTGCAGTCATAA
- the trpD gene encoding anthranilate phosphoribosyltransferase, which produces MIKTAIQKLVTGENLSRKEVIGAMDMVMGGGATPAQISAFLTALRMKGETIEEITGCAQVMKNKATHIQPNVNAYIDLVGTGGDGVNTFNISTTAAFVAAAAGVPIAKHGNRAISSRSGSIDVLEALGINVMLPPEKVQLCVEKCGIGFMFARTFHPAMKNVSVVRGELGIRSVFNILGPISNPSDAKRQVIGVFDKTLTHPIANVMLNMGVERGMVLCCEGIDELTTTAPNTVSEIKDGKIFDYIITASDLGFHDASAGDIKGGTAEENAAITLSILGGEKGAKRDTVLMNAGAAIYIAGFADSLENGIKAAAEAIDSGKALGKLKEVVKFTNEI; this is translated from the coding sequence ATGATAAAAACTGCTATTCAAAAGCTTGTAACAGGTGAAAACCTTTCCCGTAAAGAAGTAATAGGCGCTATGGATATGGTGATGGGTGGCGGAGCTACTCCGGCTCAGATCAGCGCATTTTTAACCGCTCTGCGCATGAAGGGTGAAACGATCGAGGAGATTACCGGCTGCGCCCAGGTAATGAAAAACAAAGCGACCCATATACAGCCAAACGTCAACGCATATATCGACTTAGTCGGCACAGGAGGCGACGGAGTCAACACATTCAATATTTCGACCACAGCCGCTTTCGTTGCCGCAGCCGCAGGCGTGCCGATAGCCAAACATGGAAACAGAGCCATTTCAAGCCGCAGCGGAAGCATAGACGTACTCGAAGCTCTCGGCATAAACGTAATGCTGCCGCCCGAAAAAGTTCAGCTCTGCGTTGAGAAGTGCGGAATAGGGTTTATGTTTGCTCGTACATTTCATCCGGCTATGAAAAATGTTTCAGTCGTCAGGGGTGAGCTCGGCATACGCAGTGTGTTCAACATTCTAGGTCCTATTTCAAACCCGTCAGATGCCAAAAGGCAGGTTATAGGCGTGTTCGATAAAACGCTAACCCATCCTATCGCTAACGTGATGCTGAATATGGGTGTTGAACGCGGCATGGTTCTATGTTGTGAGGGCATTGATGAGCTGACGACTACCGCGCCAAACACAGTCTCCGAGATCAAAGACGGTAAAATCTTTGATTATATTATCACCGCGTCTGACCTTGGTTTCCATGATGCGAGTGCTGGCGATATTAAAGGCGGCACAGCAGAAGAAAATGCCGCCATCACCCTTTCAATACTCGGTGGCGAGAAGGGCGCAAAAAGAGATACCGTTCTAATGAACGCAGGCGCCGCAATTTATATAGCAGGCTTTGCAGACTCGCTCGAAAACGGCATCAAGGCGGCGGCTGAGGCAATAGACAGCGGAAAAGCACTTGGCAAGCTTAAAGAGGTCGTCAAATTCACAAACGAGATATAA
- a CDS encoding adenylosuccinate synthase, which translates to MVKAIVGANWGDEGKGKITDMCAGHADIVIRFQGGSNAGHTIINEFGKFALHQIPSGIFNENVTNIIANGVALNVDYLMKEIEHVRTSGVKFKLMISDKAQLLMPYHVLLDTYEEARLADKAFGSTKSGIAPFYADKYSKVGIQVWQLYYDDELGDKVKRYCDKLNITLTNLYNKPPIDAKEVMDTLHRYAELLREYVADTSLFLYNAIKEGKNILLEGQLGSLKDTDHGIYPFVTSSSTLAGYAAVGAGIPPYEIKEIVSITKAYSSAVGEGPFVSELFGDKAEELRRRGGDAGEYGATTGRPRRVGYFDAVATRYGCRMQGATELVITGLDVLGYMDEIPVCVAYDVGGKIYNEFPVTSLQYKAKPVFETLPGWKTNIRGIKEFDKLPKEAQDYVKYIEEKIGVPVKMVSNGPKRDEIIYR; encoded by the coding sequence ATGGTTAAAGCAATTGTCGGCGCCAACTGGGGCGACGAAGGAAAAGGCAAGATCACCGACATGTGCGCCGGTCATGCCGATATAGTCATCCGTTTTCAGGGAGGATCTAATGCCGGTCACACAATTATAAACGAGTTTGGGAAATTTGCCCTGCACCAAATTCCGTCCGGCATTTTCAACGAAAACGTAACAAACATAATCGCAAACGGCGTTGCGCTCAATGTCGATTATCTCATGAAAGAGATTGAGCATGTCCGCACAAGCGGAGTAAAATTTAAGCTTATGATCTCTGACAAAGCTCAGCTTCTTATGCCTTATCATGTTCTGCTCGATACTTATGAAGAGGCTCGTCTTGCCGACAAAGCGTTTGGCTCAACCAAATCCGGAATAGCGCCTTTCTATGCTGATAAGTATTCCAAAGTCGGCATTCAGGTTTGGCAGCTCTACTATGACGACGAGCTTGGGGACAAGGTAAAACGTTATTGCGATAAACTTAATATAACCCTTACAAATCTGTATAATAAACCGCCAATCGACGCAAAAGAGGTCATGGACACGCTGCATCGCTATGCTGAGCTGCTCCGTGAATATGTCGCTGATACATCGCTGTTTTTATATAATGCAATAAAAGAAGGTAAGAACATACTGCTCGAGGGACAGCTTGGCTCACTCAAAGACACTGACCATGGCATTTACCCGTTTGTTACTTCATCATCAACGCTTGCAGGTTATGCCGCAGTCGGCGCTGGCATCCCCCCGTATGAAATAAAAGAAATCGTCTCTATCACAAAGGCATATTCAAGCGCTGTCGGCGAGGGTCCGTTTGTAAGCGAGCTGTTCGGCGATAAGGCTGAGGAGCTGCGCCGCCGCGGCGGTGACGCCGGCGAATACGGTGCCACAACCGGAAGGCCGAGACGCGTCGGTTACTTCGATGCAGTCGCCACACGGTACGGCTGCCGTATGCAGGGCGCGACTGAGCTTGTTATAACCGGTCTCGATGTCCTGGGTTATATGGATGAGATCCCTGTTTGCGTTGCTTACGACGTAGGCGGAAAAATCTATAACGAGTTCCCGGTTACATCTCTTCAATATAAGGCAAAACCCGTTTTTGAAACCCTGCCCGGCTGGAAAACCAACATCCGCGGCATCAAAGAATTTGACAAGCTTCCAAAAGAAGCACAGGATTACGTCAAATATATCGAAGAAAAGATCGGCGTGCCTGTAAAGATGGTGTCAAACGGTCCTAAGCGTGATGAAATAATTTACAGATAA
- a CDS encoding glutamine synthetase III — MNESKCVNIKEIFGQDVFNDSIMRQRLPKDTYKALKKTITEGLPLESNVATVVANAMKDWAIEKGATHYTHWFQPMTGITAEKHDSFISPMKDGSVITEFSGKELIKGEPDASSFPSGGLRATFEARGYTAWDPTSYAFVKDGSLYIPTVFCSYSGEALDKKTPLLRSMEVINKEALRILALFGHTEVTRVTTTVGPEQEYFLVDKELASKRKDLLFTGRTLFGAMPPKGQEMEDHYFGSLKTRVSAYMKDLDEELWKLGVLAKTKHNEVAPAQHELAPIFTSANIATDHNQLTMDIMKKIADRHGLVCLLHEKPFAGVNGSGKHNNWSISTNTGMNLLEPGESPKENAQFLLFLCAVIKAVNEYQDLLRISVANAGNDHRLGANEAPPAIVSIFLGEELTAVLESIENGTPYKKKDKTFMEVGVDALPTFPKDSTDRNRTSPFAFTGNKFEFRMVGSTFSISGPNFVLNTMVAEILSQFADQLEKATDFTKELNALIKKTIKENKNIIFNGNNYSDEWVVEAEKRGLLNLKSTVEALPHFVDKKNIDLFTKHKILTEAEMYSRYEIVMENYAKTIHYEALTALEIAKREILPATTEYVKVLADTVATLKAIGGKADTSSEDAVIEKLSTLAGKLYKDILALEKAVEKAENIDEFDKKAVFYKEKVFTAMSTLRETADAIEPLVAEKYWPFPTYGDLLFRV, encoded by the coding sequence ATGAATGAAAGTAAATGCGTAAACATCAAAGAAATTTTCGGACAGGATGTATTCAATGACAGCATAATGCGTCAGAGACTTCCAAAGGATACCTATAAGGCTCTTAAAAAGACGATCACCGAAGGCCTACCCCTTGAGAGCAACGTTGCAACTGTTGTTGCAAATGCGATGAAGGATTGGGCTATCGAAAAGGGAGCCACCCATTATACCCATTGGTTCCAGCCTATGACAGGTATTACGGCTGAAAAGCATGACAGTTTTATTTCTCCGATGAAAGACGGATCTGTAATCACAGAGTTTTCCGGAAAAGAACTCATAAAGGGCGAGCCAGATGCTTCTTCATTCCCTTCCGGCGGTTTACGCGCAACTTTCGAAGCCAGAGGATATACTGCATGGGACCCGACCTCCTACGCTTTTGTAAAAGATGGTTCTTTATACATACCGACTGTTTTCTGCTCCTACAGCGGCGAAGCGCTTGACAAAAAGACCCCACTTCTTCGTTCAATGGAAGTAATAAATAAAGAGGCTCTGCGCATCCTTGCACTCTTTGGTCATACTGAGGTAACAAGAGTTACAACCACAGTTGGTCCAGAACAGGAATATTTCCTTGTTGACAAAGAACTTGCTTCAAAGAGAAAAGACCTTCTTTTCACCGGCAGGACACTTTTCGGGGCTATGCCTCCAAAAGGTCAGGAGATGGAGGATCATTATTTCGGCAGCCTTAAGACAAGGGTTTCTGCATACATGAAAGATCTTGACGAGGAGCTTTGGAAGCTTGGCGTTCTTGCTAAAACAAAGCATAACGAAGTTGCTCCCGCTCAGCACGAGCTTGCTCCTATCTTCACAAGTGCAAATATCGCAACCGACCACAACCAGCTTACTATGGACATTATGAAAAAAATCGCCGACCGTCACGGTCTTGTTTGCCTGCTGCATGAAAAGCCGTTCGCAGGCGTTAACGGTTCCGGCAAACACAACAACTGGTCCATATCCACCAATACAGGCATGAATCTGCTCGAGCCGGGCGAATCTCCAAAGGAAAACGCTCAGTTCTTACTTTTCCTCTGTGCTGTCATCAAAGCAGTAAACGAGTATCAGGATCTTCTTAGAATCTCTGTCGCTAACGCAGGAAACGATCACCGTCTGGGCGCTAACGAGGCACCTCCGGCAATCGTGTCAATCTTCCTCGGCGAGGAACTGACCGCTGTTCTTGAATCAATTGAAAACGGCACTCCTTATAAGAAGAAAGACAAAACTTTCATGGAAGTTGGAGTTGATGCGCTGCCAACCTTCCCGAAAGACTCTACCGACAGAAACAGAACTTCCCCGTTCGCATTCACCGGCAACAAATTCGAGTTCAGAATGGTCGGTTCAACATTCTCCATCTCCGGCCCGAACTTTGTCTTAAATACAATGGTTGCTGAGATCCTTTCTCAGTTTGCTGATCAGCTTGAAAAAGCAACAGATTTCACAAAAGAGCTTAATGCTCTCATTAAGAAGACCATCAAGGAGAACAAAAACATCATCTTTAACGGCAACAACTATTCTGATGAGTGGGTCGTTGAGGCTGAAAAGAGAGGTCTTCTAAACCTGAAATCTACAGTTGAAGCTCTCCCTCATTTTGTTGATAAGAAGAACATCGACCTGTTTACAAAGCATAAGATTCTGACAGAAGCTGAGATGTATTCACGTTATGAAATCGTCATGGAAAACTATGCTAAGACAATACACTACGAAGCTCTTACAGCACTTGAAATCGCAAAGAGAGAAATACTTCCTGCAACAACTGAATACGTAAAAGTTCTTGCTGATACAGTTGCTACCCTGAAGGCTATCGGCGGCAAAGCAGACACTTCATCAGAAGATGCTGTTATTGAAAAGCTTTCTACCCTGGCAGGAAAACTGTATAAGGATATTTTAGCTCTTGAAAAGGCAGTTGAAAAGGCTGAAAATATTGACGAATTTGACAAGAAAGCCGTCTTCTACAAAGAAAAGGTATTTACGGCTATGAGCACATTAAGAGAAACTGCAGACGCAATCGAGCCGCTTGTTGCTGAAAAATACTGGCCATTCCCAACCTATGGAGACCTTCTTTTCAGAGTATAA